The Pseudodesulfovibrio sp. zrk46 genome contains a region encoding:
- a CDS encoding flagellar motor protein MotB — MAKKEKKLICEEMPPWMITFSDVMTLMLTFFVLLVSMSTIDSRRKLVALGSIIGTFGFQDASYEVFSKKDTRKTVEPGPIDSGDLEPLKELQWENVDQDINFRSNRFVQILSINSTLLFAPDSNELSPQGQALLQSFMPVFAQVQYPLLLAGHTSELRDELGINYEPGDDTENPDLSWRISLNRTLAVYQFLIDRGMRPQMLKVEAFGKYKPFYPQNTSENRAKNRRVDIVLDKRSLDAGERLQQLSPAVRQPANTTDVDGFEFDLSAPEGLE; from the coding sequence ATGGCTAAGAAAGAGAAAAAGCTGATCTGCGAGGAGATGCCTCCATGGATGATCACGTTCTCTGACGTCATGACGTTGATGCTGACCTTCTTCGTGCTGCTGGTCTCCATGTCCACCATCGACTCCCGGCGCAAGCTGGTGGCGCTTGGCTCCATCATCGGTACTTTTGGTTTTCAGGACGCCAGTTACGAGGTGTTTTCCAAGAAAGACACGCGTAAGACCGTGGAACCCGGCCCAATTGATTCAGGTGATCTTGAGCCGCTCAAGGAACTCCAGTGGGAGAACGTGGATCAGGACATCAACTTCCGGTCCAATCGGTTCGTTCAGATTCTGTCCATCAATTCAACCCTGCTTTTTGCACCTGACAGTAATGAACTCTCGCCTCAGGGACAGGCCCTGTTGCAGAGTTTTATGCCGGTATTCGCACAGGTGCAGTATCCGCTGCTCCTGGCAGGACACACGTCTGAACTCCGCGACGAGCTCGGCATCAATTACGAACCGGGTGACGATACCGAGAATCCGGATCTCTCCTGGAGAATTTCATTGAACCGTACGCTGGCCGTGTACCAGTTCCTCATTGATCGCGGCATGCGTCCGCAGATGCTCAAGGTGGAAGCCTTTGGCAAGTACAAGCCGTTCTATCCGCAAAATACGTCTGAGAACCGGGCCAAGAACCGGCGTGTGGACATCGTGCTGGATAAACGCAGCCTGGATGCTGGAGAGCGTCTGCAACAGCTGAGTCCTGCCGTGCGTCAGCCCGCGAATACCACCGATGTGGACGGGTTTGAGTTTGACCTCTCAGCCCCTGAGGGACTGGAGTAG
- a CDS encoding ATP-binding protein encodes MSKQSTPSFKALPVSKMRATLDPARVPFKDSTEIPDRNVYPKFQPRAIHALSLALEIKGNEHNVYVSGEPNMGRTYFVKSFLKPAAAKSTPPCDWVFLYNFEDNDRPICVSMPAGQGRKLKQAQQKAMNHIRQEIPARFEKDAFQKKHERLVKKHNTRREELFSQMDATAEKEDFSLSLDEEGILTLSPIVDGEIVSDKDFDKFEPAQRKKLKAKGEELLASVSSILRQINQNEMDMRDSENDLRQDTARAVMEESFTKVSDRFKNIEGMSEYFEDLAEEIIENVDQFMPKDTSLAGLLPEGLPTGEDFFTRFEVNLFVDNRKTKGAPVVIEDHPTAFNLLGSIEREAEMGAMYTDFTLIKAGAIHKANGGFLILNIEDLLSNPNSWEGLLRSLRSGQSRIEDPVDPDQVRARTLQPAPVDLEVKVVLIGTDEHYEMLLYNDDRFAKYFKLKAHLQHAAARTAANIKNYLYVIGQTAKETETLPFSREALARLVDFSSRLVEDQKRLSLYVPLIRERMIEASALARMAGKKMVGMPELNEAVYAKDYRVNLYEEEFMTDYDRQVIKVETSGEAVGRANGLSVTQFGDYEFGLPHQISCTVGVGHGGILDLEREAQLGGPIHTKGMMIIKSYLVRLFAQDKPIVLTGSLCFEQSYAGIEGDSASGAELASLLSALSGAPINLSLAMTGAVSQSGAVMAVGGVNRKIEGFFEVCRRRKLTGKQGVILPADNVVNLMLKDEVVQAVENGQFHIYPVKTIEEAMFILTGMRCGTPNRHGKYPTNSLYHRVDRRLAELGKLAVPGDAK; translated from the coding sequence ATGAGTAAGCAATCGACCCCTTCGTTCAAAGCCCTTCCTGTTTCGAAAATGCGCGCCACCCTGGACCCGGCGCGGGTGCCGTTCAAGGACAGCACAGAGATCCCGGACCGCAATGTCTATCCCAAGTTCCAGCCCCGAGCCATCCATGCGCTGTCGCTGGCCTTGGAGATCAAAGGGAATGAACACAACGTATACGTCTCCGGCGAGCCCAACATGGGCCGTACATATTTCGTCAAGTCGTTCCTGAAGCCGGCTGCAGCCAAGAGTACGCCGCCGTGCGACTGGGTGTTCCTCTACAACTTCGAGGACAACGACAGGCCCATCTGCGTTTCCATGCCCGCCGGGCAGGGGCGCAAGCTCAAGCAGGCCCAGCAGAAGGCCATGAACCATATCCGTCAGGAAATTCCTGCGCGGTTCGAAAAGGATGCCTTCCAGAAAAAGCATGAGCGACTGGTCAAGAAACACAACACCCGCCGCGAAGAACTGTTCAGCCAGATGGACGCCACGGCCGAAAAGGAAGACTTCTCCCTGAGTCTGGACGAAGAGGGCATCCTGACCCTCTCCCCCATCGTGGACGGCGAAATCGTGTCGGACAAGGACTTCGACAAGTTCGAGCCTGCCCAGCGCAAGAAGCTCAAGGCCAAGGGCGAGGAGTTACTCGCCTCTGTGTCCTCCATTCTGCGACAGATTAACCAGAATGAAATGGACATGCGCGACTCGGAAAACGACCTGCGTCAGGACACGGCGCGCGCGGTCATGGAAGAGAGTTTCACCAAGGTCAGCGATCGGTTCAAGAACATCGAGGGCATGTCCGAATACTTCGAGGACCTGGCCGAGGAGATCATCGAGAACGTCGATCAGTTCATGCCCAAGGATACCTCTCTTGCCGGACTCCTCCCCGAAGGACTGCCCACGGGCGAAGACTTCTTCACCCGGTTCGAGGTGAACCTGTTCGTGGACAACCGCAAGACCAAGGGCGCGCCCGTGGTCATCGAGGACCACCCCACTGCCTTCAATCTGCTCGGCTCCATCGAGCGCGAGGCGGAAATGGGCGCCATGTACACGGACTTCACTCTGATCAAGGCGGGCGCCATCCACAAGGCCAATGGAGGCTTCCTCATTCTGAACATTGAGGACCTGCTGTCCAACCCCAACTCGTGGGAAGGGTTGCTGCGTTCCTTGCGCTCCGGTCAGTCGCGCATTGAGGACCCAGTGGATCCGGATCAGGTCCGCGCCCGCACCCTTCAACCCGCGCCTGTGGATCTGGAGGTCAAGGTAGTGTTGATCGGCACGGACGAGCACTACGAGATGCTGCTCTACAATGACGACCGATTCGCCAAGTACTTCAAGCTCAAGGCGCACCTGCAGCACGCTGCCGCACGAACCGCTGCCAATATCAAAAATTACCTCTACGTCATCGGCCAGACCGCCAAGGAGACCGAGACGCTGCCCTTCTCGCGAGAGGCGCTGGCAAGGCTGGTGGACTTCTCCTCCCGTTTGGTGGAAGACCAGAAACGGCTCTCCCTGTATGTCCCCCTTATCCGCGAGCGTATGATCGAGGCATCGGCCCTGGCACGTATGGCGGGTAAAAAGATGGTGGGAATGCCGGAACTGAACGAGGCCGTATACGCCAAGGATTACCGCGTGAACCTCTATGAAGAGGAGTTCATGACCGACTACGACCGTCAGGTCATCAAGGTCGAGACCTCCGGCGAGGCCGTGGGACGCGCCAACGGCCTGTCCGTCACCCAGTTCGGCGATTACGAGTTCGGCCTGCCGCACCAGATTTCCTGCACCGTGGGTGTGGGCCATGGCGGCATCCTCGACCTCGAACGGGAAGCCCAACTGGGCGGTCCCATTCACACCAAGGGCATGATGATCATCAAGTCCTATCTGGTGCGCCTGTTCGCACAGGACAAGCCCATCGTGCTGACCGGCTCCCTCTGCTTCGAGCAGTCCTATGCGGGCATCGAGGGCGACTCAGCCTCGGGCGCGGAACTGGCATCCCTGCTGTCCGCTCTGTCCGGCGCGCCGATCAACCTCTCCCTCGCCATGACCGGTGCGGTCTCGCAGTCCGGCGCAGTCATGGCCGTGGGGGGCGTGAACCGCAAAATCGAAGGGTTCTTCGAGGTCTGCCGCCGCCGCAAGCTCACCGGCAAGCAGGGCGTTATCCTGCCCGCTGACAACGTGGTCAACCTGATGCTCAAGGACGAAGTGGTTCAGGCCGTGGAGAACGGCCAGTTCCACATCTACCCGGTGAAAACCATCGAGGAAGCCATGTTCATCCTGACCGGCATGCGCTGCGGCACCCCGAACCGTCACGGCAAATACCCGACCAACTCCCTGTACCACCGCGTGGACAGACGACTGGCCGAACTGGGCAAGCTGGCTGTGCCCGGAGATGCCAAGTAG
- a CDS encoding cytochrome ubiquinol oxidase subunit I, which translates to MEYPIWQLTTLGGGFWIAVIATLHVYVAHFAVGGGLFLVMMEKAAYRTNNVHLLEYTRKHSKFFLLLTMAFGAVSGVAIWFTVALLAPQATITLIHQYVFGWAAEWVCFLGEIIALIIYYYTWDTMDRDDHLKVGWLYFIFGWFSLFLINGIIGFMLTPGDWIQTKSFWDGFFNPTFWPALVFRTFFTAACAGLFGFVTATRIADEDTRHMVVRHCSGWTILGVLATMATGWWYVAALPPEQYEMIMFKSHRVAGFMTWFWVFGVATLLGGLALAFRMPRAMSFPLALVVLIAGQGLFGSFEFIRESGRKPYLIWDYVYSNSILKAHVPILNQEGILSRAKWAPPAIKTGITDDNMMEAGEFLYQLQCASCHSIGGPMNEIRKRTKQYDVNGMDAFLNGMGKMNKYMPPFVGTSDERHALAVYIAKGLNNNPDTDAPVIPEPKVAEPKDFDPETAEYTLLAWADQGMRFYAETEQFTLLPAGNMVRAQLILRDDIMPEVVLDDVTIDYTVEAGFEGDQLSGSLHALPDDNRFEGRLLIRPFQEGKFQPLPIVKLEAKNADGEVIAATKVTVPTSDQLGCRNCHGGYWDKDGTGIGEHTAENVLATHDRMNNTNHVENSKKGRILCVDCHDDPAQNAEGQHSRPNLSAAIHGTHAVFLAGRDSEKSCLMCHPQNTLRGQHNDLGFECANCHGSVQDHAISLLRAEQEKGKKSADKLLAILTPTSVGNKEAINPRTPWVNEPDCLTCHVDFGTPETDMAFNTWTEDAKGLYSVRRDDMGAVNCAACHGHPHAIYPATERDNVQPLQYMGEAQPIGAGGNCKVCHKEEREDPLHHPGMGLD; encoded by the coding sequence ATGGAATATCCTATCTGGCAACTCACCACGCTGGGCGGCGGCTTCTGGATCGCTGTCATCGCCACTTTGCATGTATATGTGGCCCACTTTGCCGTGGGCGGCGGCCTCTTCCTCGTCATGATGGAGAAGGCAGCCTACCGCACCAACAATGTCCATCTGCTTGAATACACCCGGAAGCACTCCAAGTTCTTCCTGCTGCTGACCATGGCCTTTGGCGCTGTCTCCGGTGTGGCTATCTGGTTCACGGTAGCCCTGCTCGCGCCACAAGCGACCATCACGCTCATTCACCAATACGTGTTCGGATGGGCAGCGGAGTGGGTCTGCTTTCTCGGCGAGATCATCGCCCTGATCATCTACTATTACACATGGGACACCATGGACCGGGACGACCACCTCAAGGTCGGCTGGCTCTATTTCATCTTCGGCTGGTTCTCCCTGTTCCTGATCAACGGCATCATCGGCTTCATGCTCACCCCGGGGGACTGGATTCAGACCAAGTCTTTCTGGGACGGCTTCTTCAACCCGACTTTCTGGCCCGCGCTGGTGTTCCGCACCTTCTTCACCGCGGCCTGTGCCGGGCTCTTCGGCTTCGTCACCGCCACCCGCATTGCCGACGAGGACACCCGTCACATGGTAGTGCGCCACTGTTCCGGCTGGACCATTCTCGGCGTGCTCGCCACCATGGCCACCGGCTGGTGGTATGTGGCAGCCCTGCCGCCCGAGCAGTACGAAATGATCATGTTCAAGTCCCACCGCGTTGCCGGGTTCATGACCTGGTTCTGGGTGTTCGGCGTCGCCACCCTGCTGGGCGGTCTGGCGCTGGCCTTCCGCATGCCGCGCGCCATGAGCTTCCCGCTGGCCCTCGTGGTCCTCATTGCGGGACAGGGCTTGTTCGGCTCCTTTGAATTCATCCGTGAGAGCGGCCGCAAGCCCTATCTCATCTGGGATTACGTATACTCCAACTCGATCCTCAAGGCGCATGTCCCCATCCTGAATCAGGAGGGAATCCTCAGCCGCGCCAAATGGGCGCCCCCGGCCATCAAGACGGGCATCACCGATGACAACATGATGGAAGCTGGCGAATTCCTGTACCAGCTCCAATGTGCCTCCTGCCACTCCATTGGCGGCCCCATGAACGAGATTCGCAAGCGTACCAAGCAGTATGACGTGAACGGCATGGACGCCTTCCTCAACGGCATGGGCAAGATGAACAAGTACATGCCGCCCTTTGTCGGCACCAGTGACGAACGCCACGCGCTGGCCGTTTACATTGCCAAGGGGTTGAACAACAATCCGGACACCGACGCGCCCGTCATTCCGGAGCCCAAGGTTGCCGAGCCCAAGGACTTTGATCCTGAAACCGCCGAGTACACACTGCTCGCATGGGCGGATCAGGGTATGCGTTTCTATGCCGAGACAGAACAGTTCACCCTGCTGCCCGCGGGCAATATGGTCCGCGCCCAGCTTATTCTGCGTGACGACATCATGCCCGAAGTGGTGCTGGATGACGTGACCATCGACTACACGGTGGAGGCCGGCTTCGAAGGCGACCAACTCTCCGGTTCCCTGCACGCGCTGCCCGACGACAACCGCTTTGAAGGCCGCCTGCTCATCCGTCCGTTCCAGGAAGGCAAGTTCCAGCCCCTGCCCATCGTCAAGCTGGAAGCCAAGAACGCTGACGGTGAGGTCATCGCCGCCACCAAGGTCACCGTGCCTACCAGCGACCAGCTTGGTTGCCGCAACTGTCACGGCGGCTACTGGGACAAGGACGGCACCGGCATCGGCGAACACACTGCCGAGAACGTGCTGGCCACCCATGACCGCATGAACAACACCAACCACGTGGAGAATTCCAAGAAGGGCCGCATCCTTTGTGTGGATTGCCACGACGACCCGGCCCAGAACGCTGAAGGTCAGCACTCGCGTCCCAACCTGTCCGCCGCCATCCACGGCACCCACGCCGTATTCCTCGCTGGCCGCGACTCGGAAAAATCCTGCCTCATGTGCCACCCGCAGAACACCCTGCGCGGCCAGCACAATGATCTGGGCTTCGAGTGCGCCAACTGCCACGGCTCGGTTCAGGACCACGCCATCTCTCTGCTCCGCGCCGAGCAGGAGAAGGGCAAGAAGAGTGCTGACAAGCTCCTCGCAATCCTCACCCCCACCAGCGTGGGCAACAAGGAAGCCATCAACCCGCGCACCCCGTGGGTCAATGAGCCCGACTGCCTGACCTGTCACGTCGATTTCGGCACCCCGGAAACGGACATGGCGTTCAACACCTGGACCGAAGACGCGAAGGGACTCTACTCCGTTCGCCGCGATGATATGGGAGCGGTTAATTGTGCAGCCTGTCACGGTCATCCGCACGCCATCTACCCGGCGACTGAGCGGGATAATGTACAGCCTCTCCAGTACATGGGAGAAGCACAACCCATCGGCGCTGGTGGCAACTGCAAGGTCTGCCACAAGGAAGAGCGGGAAGACCCGCTGCATCATCCCGGGATGGGGTTGGACTAA
- a CDS encoding OmpA family protein, protein MARKKKETCPPLALWLVTFSDLVTLLLTFFVLLLTMSSMDNAILTRVTLHTADLGLLDKRGSGRVNAKERLVVDLMEKPWEVLDKKNRIKDLLFPDDVLPEEIDKQDLDKNLEILAKNDGVALVFTDKLLFEPGSSVLSPEGEFLIDRLVPMMTHTPAPINIAGYTDATDNTETPLQLSGDRALSVLTFLVSAGVPNERFSLSAYGGDFPVVDESGRPVTSDMNRRVEILLKTARPIGGYQ, encoded by the coding sequence ATGGCCAGGAAGAAAAAGGAAACCTGTCCGCCTCTGGCGCTGTGGCTGGTGACCTTCTCGGATCTGGTCACATTGCTGCTGACCTTTTTCGTGCTGTTGCTCACCATGTCGTCCATGGATAATGCCATCCTGACCCGGGTGACGCTCCACACTGCCGACCTCGGTCTGCTGGACAAGCGCGGTTCCGGTCGGGTGAACGCCAAGGAACGGTTGGTCGTGGACCTCATGGAGAAGCCGTGGGAAGTGCTCGACAAGAAGAATCGTATCAAGGACCTGCTCTTTCCCGATGACGTGTTGCCCGAGGAAATCGACAAGCAGGATCTGGACAAGAACCTTGAGATTCTGGCCAAGAATGATGGCGTGGCGCTGGTCTTCACGGACAAGCTGCTGTTCGAGCCGGGCTCCAGCGTGCTGAGCCCTGAAGGGGAGTTCCTGATTGATCGGCTGGTACCCATGATGACGCATACTCCGGCCCCCATTAACATCGCGGGCTACACGGACGCCACGGACAACACGGAGACGCCGTTGCAGCTGTCAGGAGATCGTGCCCTGTCCGTCCTGACGTTTCTGGTTTCTGCTGGAGTGCCTAACGAACGCTTCTCCCTGTCGGCTTATGGCGGTGATTTCCCGGTGGTAGACGAGTCGGGGCGTCCGGTGACGTCGGACATGAACCGGCGGGTGGAGATACTGCTCAAGACCGCCCGGCCTATCGGTGGATATCAATAG
- a CDS encoding flagellar basal body-associated FliL family protein: MADEDLGQEEGKKGGMLKWIIILVVLILLGVGGYFGYTMFLAAPDEDAATEEMAEGDEQAPLESLEGQLVPLPVFLVNLADPLGRRYLKLGLEVEVRDPEAQAALSKYEAKIKDTLLLLLSSKTYDGLSTMQAKVELKQEVADRLNQIIGKGSVLRVYITEMVIQ; encoded by the coding sequence ATGGCAGACGAAGATCTCGGACAAGAAGAAGGAAAAAAGGGCGGAATGCTCAAATGGATCATCATCCTTGTGGTGCTGATTCTTCTCGGCGTGGGTGGCTACTTTGGCTACACCATGTTTCTGGCTGCGCCCGATGAAGATGCAGCCACCGAAGAAATGGCTGAAGGTGATGAGCAGGCTCCGCTGGAATCCCTGGAAGGCCAGCTGGTGCCGTTACCGGTATTTCTGGTCAACCTGGCAGACCCCCTTGGCCGCCGCTATCTGAAGCTCGGCCTCGAAGTGGAAGTCCGCGACCCCGAGGCCCAGGCCGCACTGTCCAAGTACGAGGCAAAGATCAAGGACACGCTCCTGCTCCTGCTCTCCAGCAAGACTTATGACGGCCTCTCCACCATGCAGGCCAAGGTGGAGCTCAAGCAGGAAGTGGCGGACCGCCTAAACCAAATCATCGGTAAAGGCAGTGTGTTACGTGTCTATATAACCGAGATGGTCATCCAGTAG
- the fliQ gene encoding flagellar biosynthesis protein FliQ, with product MTPEFVIGFARQAIEMTLIISLPMLGIGMAVGIIVSILQAATQIQEMTLTMVPKLLAIFIALLVAFPWIMDKMTTYTTNLFLNLPNYIQ from the coding sequence ATGACACCGGAATTCGTTATTGGCTTTGCCAGACAGGCAATCGAGATGACTTTGATCATCTCTTTGCCCATGCTCGGCATTGGCATGGCAGTCGGTATCATCGTGTCGATTCTCCAGGCCGCCACCCAGATTCAGGAAATGACCCTGACCATGGTGCCGAAGCTACTGGCGATATTTATCGCGCTCCTTGTGGCGTTCCCATGGATAATGGACAAGATGACGACATACACGACCAATTTGTTCCTGAACCTGCCTAATTACATTCAGTAA
- the fliP gene encoding flagellar type III secretion system pore protein FliP (The bacterial flagellar biogenesis protein FliP forms a type III secretion system (T3SS)-type pore required for flagellar assembly.), which yields MSSGKTLLLFLAALGAVLLIPELGLAQAPSIPKLTMELAAGQAEPNEVSTLLEILFLLTVLSMAPAIMLTMTSFTRIIIVFHFLRQAMGTQQMPPNQILASLAIFMTLVIMYPVGKTVNDTALQPYMNEEIQFQEALDRAQKPIREFMFKHTREKDLSIFYSITKEDRPQNKEEVSTLMLVAAYTISELKTGFTIGFLIYIPFLILDMVVASILLAMGMMMLPPVMVSLPFKILLFILIDGWSLLIGSLVNTFQ from the coding sequence ATGAGTAGCGGAAAAACACTCCTGCTTTTTCTGGCCGCCCTTGGGGCGGTTTTGCTCATTCCTGAGCTGGGTCTTGCTCAGGCACCTTCCATTCCCAAGCTGACCATGGAGTTGGCCGCCGGACAGGCCGAGCCGAACGAAGTCTCCACGCTGTTGGAAATCCTGTTCCTGCTCACGGTGCTCAGCATGGCTCCGGCCATCATGCTGACCATGACCTCGTTCACGCGCATCATCATCGTATTCCACTTTCTGCGTCAGGCCATGGGCACGCAGCAGATGCCGCCCAACCAGATCCTTGCCTCTCTGGCCATTTTCATGACGCTGGTCATCATGTACCCCGTGGGCAAGACGGTCAACGACACCGCGCTCCAGCCTTACATGAACGAGGAAATCCAGTTCCAGGAGGCCCTGGACCGCGCCCAGAAGCCTATTCGCGAGTTCATGTTCAAGCATACCCGCGAGAAGGACCTGTCGATTTTCTATTCCATTACCAAGGAAGACCGTCCTCAGAACAAGGAAGAGGTCAGCACCTTGATGTTGGTGGCGGCCTATACCATTTCCGAGCTCAAGACCGGGTTCACCATCGGCTTCCTCATCTACATCCCATTCCTGATCCTCGACATGGTCGTGGCCTCGATTCTGTTGGCCATGGGTATGATGATGCTGCCGCCGGTAATGGTATCATTGCCGTTCAAAATTTTGTTGTTTATTCTTATTGACGGGTGGAGTTTGCTCATTGGTTCCCTCGTCAATACGTTCCAGTGA
- the fliN gene encoding flagellar motor switch protein FliN gives MAEDQDKLAQEWADALLDGGGDDGPDPDDPLGALENITDPADAGSADVGSDDEALADEWAAALADTEQEEVRHEKEQAFLSTQTHDYDLTDMGPEAKAGSGTGKRDLDFILDIPLEVSAELGRTKLLINELLQLGQGSVVELNKLAGEPLEIYVNGKLVARGEAVVINEKFGIRLTDIISPIERVKQLG, from the coding sequence ATGGCCGAAGATCAAGATAAACTTGCGCAGGAATGGGCTGACGCCCTGCTGGATGGTGGCGGTGACGATGGCCCCGATCCGGATGATCCGCTTGGGGCACTCGAGAATATAACCGACCCCGCCGACGCAGGCAGCGCAGATGTCGGTTCCGACGACGAAGCACTGGCTGACGAGTGGGCCGCCGCTCTCGCCGATACCGAGCAGGAAGAGGTCAGGCACGAGAAGGAACAGGCGTTCCTCTCCACGCAGACCCACGACTACGACCTGACCGATATGGGCCCCGAGGCCAAGGCTGGCAGCGGTACAGGCAAGCGCGATCTCGACTTCATTCTGGATATCCCGCTGGAAGTTTCTGCTGAGCTGGGCCGCACCAAGCTGCTCATCAACGAACTGCTTCAGCTGGGTCAGGGTTCGGTTGTCGAGCTCAACAAGCTGGCCGGTGAGCCCCTGGAAATTTATGTTAACGGCAAGTTGGTGGCCCGCGGCGAGGCCGTTGTCATCAACGAGAAGTTCGGTATCCGCCTGACGGATATCATCAGCCCCATCGAGCGGGTGAAGCAGCTTGGCTAG
- the fliO gene encoding flagellar biosynthetic protein FliO — protein MASEALNATAEAVAKAPLQLPAVDTGGTVLTTLGYLCLLLGVIYFAYWALKRLGFHGMGMRSGSNAPQLVTRLMLGHKQNVSVVYYRGKEFMLGVTDEHVTLLKEFEVDEEWEEESIKSVPVKPISFANLLRRKTEDE, from the coding sequence TTGGCTAGCGAGGCTCTCAACGCCACCGCAGAGGCCGTCGCCAAGGCGCCCCTGCAACTCCCGGCAGTGGACACGGGCGGAACCGTCCTCACCACGCTGGGCTACCTCTGCCTTCTGCTCGGGGTGATCTACTTCGCCTACTGGGCGCTCAAGCGCCTTGGCTTTCACGGCATGGGTATGCGTTCGGGCAGCAATGCGCCCCAACTGGTCACGCGGTTGATGCTTGGCCACAAGCAGAACGTGTCAGTGGTGTACTACCGTGGCAAGGAGTTCATGCTCGGTGTTACGGACGAACACGTCACTTTGCTGAAAGAATTCGAAGTGGATGAAGAATGGGAAGAAGAGAGCATAAAGTCGGTGCCGGTCAAGCCGATCAGCTTCGCCAATTTGCTCAGAAGGAAAACGGAAGATGAGTAG